In the genome of Dermacentor silvarum isolate Dsil-2018 chromosome 1, BIME_Dsil_1.4, whole genome shotgun sequence, one region contains:
- the LOC125943315 gene encoding uncharacterized protein LOC125943315 has product MDALHFQKWFVEELLPNIKPRSVIVMDNASYHSAQVEKVPSSSSRKSDIQCWLKLKSIPFSDDQLKSELLQLVKQHKHMFLPYQIDTLASAAGHVVVRLPPCHCDLNPIELVWSQVKGYAASKNTDFKIDSVEKLLLEGIAGVTPQN; this is encoded by the coding sequence ATGGATGCTCTGCATTTTCAAAAATGGTTTGTTGAAGAGTTGCTACCGAACATCAAGCCACGCAGTGTGATTGTGATGGATAATGCGTCGTATCACAGTGCTCAAGTTGAAAAAGTGCCAAGTTCATCATCAAGAAAATCCGACATCCAGTGctggttgaaattgaaaagtaTCCCTTTTTCAGATGACCAACTGAAGAGTGAATTGCTGCAGCTCGTTAAGCAGCACAAGCACATGTTCCTTCCTTACCAGATTGACACACTTGCCAGCGCTGCCGGTCATGTGGTTGTGCGCTTGCCTCCTTGCCACTGCGACCTCAATCCAATAGAGCTCGTGTGGAGCCAAGTCAAAGGCTATGCTGCTTCGAAGAACACTGACTTCAAGATCGATTCAGTCGAGAAGCTGCTGCTGGAAGGAATCGCAGGTGTGACCCCGCAGAACTGA